In Trifolium pratense cultivar HEN17-A07 linkage group LG7, ARS_RC_1.1, whole genome shotgun sequence, a genomic segment contains:
- the LOC123897309 gene encoding 1-acyl-sn-glycerol-3-phosphate acyltransferase 2-like, protein MPISPAAVIVPLGILFFASGLIVNLIQAVCFVIVRPISKNLHRRINRLLAELLWLELVWIFDWWAGVKIQVFTDRETFRVLGKEHALVISNHKSDIDWLVGWILAQRSGCLGSTLAVMKKSSKFLPVIGWSMWFSEYLFLERNWAKDESTLKSGLQQLRDFPLPFWLALFVEGTRFTQAKLLAAQEYATSTGLPVPRNVLIPRTKGFVSAVSHMRSFVPAVYDVTVAIPKSSPAPTMLRLFKGQPSVVHMHIKRHLMKDLPEADEAVAQWCRDVFVAKDSLLDKHIADDRFSDHEPRDLGRPIKSLLVVITWIFVVVAGTVKLLQWSSLLSSWKGVAFSVFSLAIVTALMQILIMFSQSERSNPAKVPPSKPKTREELQGSDDKQE, encoded by the exons ATGCCAATTTCACCTGCAGCTGTGATCGTTCCATTGGGTATTCTCTTCTTCGCTTCTGGTCTCATCGTTAACCTCATTCAG GCGGTATGTTTCGTGATTGTGAGGCCAATTTCAAAGAATTTGCACAGACGGATCAACAGGTTGCTTGCAGAACTTCTTTGGCTGGAGCTTGTTTGGATTTTTGATTGGTGGGCTGGAGTCAAG ATCCAAGTATTCACAGATCGTGAAACCTTTCGTGTCTTGG GTAAAGAACATGCTCTTGTCATATCCAATCACAAAAGTGATATTGATTGGCTTGTTGGATGGATTTTAGCTCAG CGTTCAGGTTGCCTTGGTAGCACCCTTGCTGTGATGAAGAAATCATCAAAGTTTCTGCCG GTCATTGGTTGGTCAATGTGGTTTTCTGAATATCTTTTCTTGGAGAGAAATTGGGCCAAGGATGAAAGCACATTAAAG TCAGGCCTACAGCAACTGAGGGATTTCCCTCTTCCCTTTTGGTTGGCACTCTTTGTAGAAGGAACTCGCTTTACACAGGCCAAACTATTAGCCGCTCAGGAATATGCAACCTCGACTGGATTGCCTGTTCCTAGAAACGTTTTGATTCCAAGAACTAAG GGGTTTGTTTCAGCAGTGAGTCATATGCGCTCATTTGTTCCAGCAGTTTATGATGTAACAGTGGCAATTCCTAAGAGTTCACCCGCTCCTACAATGCTAAGACTCTTCAAGGGGCAACCTTCAGTG GTGCATATGCATATTAAACGGCATTTGATGAAGGATTTACCAGAAGCAGATGAAGCTGTTGCTCAATGGTGTCGAGATGTATTTGTGGCAAAG GATTCTTTGTTAGACAAACATATAGCTGATGACAGATTCAGCGATCATGAGCCACGGGATCTCGGTCGACCAATAAAGTCTCTTCTG GTTGTCATAACATGGATTTTTGTCGTTGTTGCGGGGACTGTTAAGTTGCTTCAATGGTCTTCACTACTATCCTCTTGGAAGGGTGTTGCATTTTCGGTATTTAGTTTGGCAATCGTCACTGCACTGATGCAAATCTTGATTATGTTCTCACAATCTGAGCGTTCAAACCCTGCCAAGGTTCCACCTTCAAAGCCCAAAACTAGAGAAGAATTGCAGGGTAGTGATGACAAACAAGAGTAG
- the LOC123897308 gene encoding uncharacterized protein LOC123897308 translates to MGIISQEWKLSLAILLLVLVLLIGTPFSSAAANKTNKNVKTNVFLSPKIELSPGLVSNKIYYDVEFPRGHISLKSFNAELVDKSGNSIPLYQTYLHHWVVIRYHQPKNVTQNSQEGITFLRNNGFCQDDSLTQYYGLGSETRDTETYIPDPYGIEVGNPSEIPKGHVEKWLIVVHAIDTRGVEDRLGCNECKCELYNITKDEDGKNLSSNYKGGLQCCPDGSKCKLKKGFLGPIESIYLKYTVKWINWDSNFMVPAKIYIFDVTDTVKISNKSKAISLKHDCKVEYEVEPCNKSNLNGSGCVDVKRTSFPMQRGGYVIYGVGHQHAGAIGSTLYGQDGNVICNSTAKYGNGEEAGNEKGYVVGMTTCYPRQGSIKIVDGETLTLEIKYNNNIRHSGVMGLFYFLVVEKLPHHV, encoded by the exons ATGGGGATTATCTCTCAAGAATGGAAGCTTTCATTGGCAatactactactagtactagtGTTGTTGATAGGGACACCATTCTCATCAGCTGCTGCTAACAAGActaataaaaatgtcaaaacaaATGTTTTTCTGTCACCCAAAATTGAACTAAGTCCGGGACTTGTTTCAAACAAAATATACTATGACGTTGAATTTCCAAGAGGTCATATTTCACTCAAGAGTTTCAATGCTGAACTAGTTGATAAATCGGGAAATTCTATACCTCTCTATCAAACTTATCTACATCATTGGGTTGTTATAAGATACCACCAACCTAAAAATGTGACACAAAATAGCCAAGAAGGTATTACTTTTCTAAGAAATAATGGATTTTGCCAAGATGATTCTTTAACACAATACTATGGTCTTGGTTCTGAAACAAGAGATACAGAAACATATATTCCTGATCCTTATGGGATAGAAGTTGGTAATCCTTCTGAAATTCCAAAAGGGCATGTGGAAAAATGGTTGATTGTTGTACACGCTATTGATACAAGGGGTGTGGAAGATAGGTTAGGGTGCAATGAGTGTAAATGTGAGTTGTATAATATTACAAAAGATGAAGATGGTAAGAATTTAAGTTCAAATTACAAAGGAGGTTTGCAATGTTGTCCTGATGGTAGCAAGTGCAAGTTGAAGAAAGGGTTTTTAGGTCCTATAGAAAgcatttatttgaaatatacaGTTAAGTGGATCAATTGGGATAGTAACTTTATGGTGCCTGCaaagatttatatatttgatgTGACTGATACTGTGAAGATATCAAATAAGTCTAAAGCAATTAGTCTAAAGCATGATTGCAAG GTAGAATATGAAGTTGAACCTTGCAACAAAAGTAATTTGAATGGTAGTGGTTGTGTTGATGTGAAGAGAACAAGTTTTCCGATGCAAAGGGGCGGTTATGTCATCTATGGAGTTGGTCATCAACATGCAGGTGCAATTGGATCAACTCTATATGGACAG GATGGGAATGTTATATGCAATTCAACCGCAAAATATGGAAATGGGGAGGAAGCAGGAAATGAGAAAGGGTATGTTGTAGGAATGACAACTTGTTATCCTCGACAAGGCTCTATCAAGATAGTTGATGGTGAAACGTTAACACTAGAGATTAAGTACAATAACAACATAAGACACTCTGGAGTAATGGGGCTTTTCTATTTCTTGGTGGTAGAAAAGCTTCCACACCATGTCTAA
- the LOC123897310 gene encoding uncharacterized protein LOC123897310 gives MDTQKSQPDQKPSSCRKKKNEEATFIEDLKDHIDEFIHASMDEHKACFQKTMNKMFGLSKAVAEKNSTDVANGVESSLPLQTTTLQD, from the exons ATGGATACACAGAAAAGCCAACCTGATCAAAAGCCATCTTCGTGTCgaaagaagaagaatgaggAAGCCACTTTCATTGAAGATCTGAAAGATCACATTGATGAGTTTATTCATGCTTCTATGGATGAACATAAAGCTTGTTTTCAGAAAACAATGAACAAG ATGTTTGGTTTGTCTAAGGCTGTTGCGGAGAAGAATTCTACTGACGTTGCTAATGGAGTTGAAAGTTCTCTGCCTCTTCAGACAACAACTCTGCAAGATTAG